In Methanoregula sp., a single genomic region encodes these proteins:
- a CDS encoding 4Fe-4S binding protein, giving the protein MLKVHRDICGYCGCCVSVCPEGALELIDAYLSVENNCTSCGICAKVCPLGALEVVNEK; this is encoded by the coding sequence ATGCTCAAAGTACATCGGGATATTTGTGGATACTGCGGATGCTGTGTATCAGTCTGCCCCGAAGGCGCACTTGAACTGATCGATGCCTACCTTTCCGTAGAGAATAACTGCACGAGTTGTGGAATCTGTGCCAAAGTCTGCCCCCTGGGTGCCCTGGAGGTTGTGAATGAAAAATAA
- a CDS encoding PHP-associated domain-containing protein — protein MPVNADLHIHSPFSIAVSRFMQPEQLLAGCVTKGIHVLGTGDALQPAWQKGWEPYLENEAGIVIVPQSEIEDQKRVHHLILAEDLAQFSQLRDLLAGKCKSFETSGRPHVYLSGEEIAALAHEVGALVGPAHAFTPWTALFAYFDSVPACYGNEKIDFLELGLSADSSYGAAIGDLYDVPFLTNSDAHSPYPDKLGREFNRIRLGNRTAKDVLASIRSGAIEMNAGFFPEEGKYNRTACTRCFTQYLPEQAIGYSWRCPADGGIIKKGVSDRAKELAHGGEARPRPPYIHVLPLAQIIQTMEGSSSPNTKKCKAIYASFIATFENEIAVLLDAPVAEIRTIHPKVADAVSALRSGTVTLHPGGGGKYGTFSLGK, from the coding sequence ATGCCTGTCAATGCCGACCTCCATATCCATTCCCCGTTTTCGATAGCCGTCTCGCGCTTCATGCAGCCGGAGCAGCTGCTCGCGGGGTGCGTAACCAAGGGCATCCACGTGCTCGGCACCGGCGATGCACTCCAGCCGGCATGGCAGAAGGGCTGGGAACCGTACCTGGAGAACGAGGCCGGGATCGTGATCGTCCCCCAGAGCGAGATCGAGGACCAGAAACGTGTCCACCACCTGATCCTGGCAGAAGACCTCGCCCAGTTCAGCCAGCTCCGCGATCTGCTGGCCGGGAAATGCAAGAGTTTCGAGACGAGCGGCCGGCCCCATGTCTACCTGAGCGGGGAGGAGATTGCCGCACTTGCCCACGAGGTCGGCGCCTTGGTTGGCCCTGCCCACGCTTTCACCCCGTGGACTGCGTTGTTCGCTTATTTCGACAGCGTCCCGGCCTGCTACGGGAACGAGAAGATCGACTTCCTCGAACTCGGTCTCTCTGCGGACAGCTCCTATGGTGCGGCGATCGGGGACCTGTACGATGTCCCGTTCCTCACCAACTCCGATGCCCACAGCCCCTACCCGGACAAGCTTGGACGGGAATTCAACCGGATCCGGCTCGGCAACCGGACCGCAAAAGACGTGCTGGCGAGCATCAGGAGTGGCGCAATCGAGATGAACGCCGGGTTCTTCCCGGAGGAAGGAAAATACAATCGCACGGCGTGTACCCGGTGCTTTACCCAGTATTTACCGGAGCAGGCCATCGGATATTCATGGCGCTGCCCGGCCGATGGCGGGATCATAAAAAAAGGCGTATCCGACCGGGCAAAGGAACTGGCGCATGGCGGCGAGGCCCGGCCCCGCCCGCCCTACATCCATGTCCTCCCACTCGCCCAGATCATCCAGACAATGGAAGGATCATCGTCGCCTAACACGAAGAAGTGCAAGGCCATCTATGCCTCGTTCATAGCCACGTTCGAAAACGAGATCGCGGTGCTTCTCGATGCCCCGGTTGCAGAGATCCGCACCATCCACCCGAAGGTTGCCGATGCGGTATCAGCCCTCCGCAGCGGGACCGTAACCCTGCACCCGGGCGGTGGCGGGAAGTACGGCACGTTCTCGCTCGGGAAATAA
- the hxlB gene encoding 6-phospho-3-hexuloisomerase: protein MTDEFSDIPVFMEHMAESIKKTAAMLDNTETSAFFLHLLKAKRIYVAGAGRSGLIARAFAMRLLHLGYEVYVVGETVTPALVPGDTMVVFSGSGETVSMATFCATVKELGGTICLITASPESKISRIADCVVNLGDLTGYYHSDQSSYEIRQMTGQYRSIASAFAPLGTLFETLALIFSDAVISALMEAKKEDIGELKRRLTNME, encoded by the coding sequence ATGACCGATGAATTTTCAGATATCCCGGTATTCATGGAGCATATGGCAGAGTCGATCAAAAAGACCGCCGCAATGCTGGACAATACAGAGACCTCCGCATTTTTTCTCCACCTGTTAAAGGCAAAGAGGATCTATGTGGCCGGAGCCGGCCGCTCAGGACTCATCGCCCGGGCGTTTGCCATGCGGCTGCTTCATCTTGGCTATGAGGTGTACGTAGTTGGCGAGACCGTCACTCCGGCACTCGTGCCGGGAGATACGATGGTTGTCTTTTCCGGTTCCGGTGAAACGGTATCCATGGCAACATTTTGTGCAACAGTAAAAGAGCTCGGGGGGACCATCTGTCTCATCACCGCATCGCCCGAATCAAAGATCAGCAGGATCGCAGACTGCGTTGTCAACCTCGGCGATCTCACCGGGTATTACCACAGCGATCAGTCCTCGTATGAAATCCGGCAGATGACCGGACAATACCGGTCGATTGCATCGGCATTTGCTCCCTTGGGGACGCTCTTTGAGACACTCGCCCTGATCTTTTCCGATGCGGTTATCTCTGCCCTGATGGAAGCTAAAAAAGAGGATATCGGGGAGCTGAAAAGACGGCTTACCAATATGGAGTAA
- a CDS encoding acylphosphatase, with product MIRITAVARGEVQGVGYRYFVTGCARAAGVNGYVKNMPDGSVFMVAEGERAALDAFVLMVKAEGDAVIRVDTLAVTMGEASGEFAGFGVKW from the coding sequence ATGATACGGATCACAGCAGTTGCACGCGGGGAGGTGCAGGGTGTGGGATACCGGTATTTTGTCACGGGCTGTGCACGGGCAGCGGGTGTGAACGGGTATGTGAAGAATATGCCGGACGGCTCGGTGTTCATGGTAGCAGAAGGTGAACGTGCAGCACTGGATGCGTTTGTCCTGATGGTGAAGGCAGAGGGGGATGCAGTTATCCGCGTGGATACACTTGCGGTGACTATGGGGGAAGCAAGCGGGGAGTTTGCGGGCTTTGGGGTGAAGTGGTAG